Proteins co-encoded in one Scomber scombrus chromosome 14, fScoSco1.1, whole genome shotgun sequence genomic window:
- the styxl1 gene encoding serine/threonine/tyrosine-interacting-like protein 1 has protein sequence MAAIMMCEPQELYNLLNQSSRVSRLAEINYLCLVDARETQDYKVSHIITAKHAKTDSKSSFFLPDIVEVDSMQHVVIYDSNTSCSQEQGRAVQCAQALAKVSLYPVHIVTGGFQRFSALYPFLRTEKIIYTIMEAWRYMLKCKPNMRPNTGFLEQLSDWELHTRGTKVTDISEPHF, from the exons ATGGCTGCAATCATGATGTGTGAGCCACAGGAGCTCTACAATCTCCTCAACCAGAGCAGCCGTGTGTCCAGGCTGGCAGAGATCAACTACCTCTGTTTGGTTG ATGCTCGTGAAACTCAGGATTACAAAGTGAGCCACATCATAACAGCTAAACATGCCAAAACG GATTCAAAAAGCTCATTTTTCCTGCCTGATATCGTGGAGGTGGACAGCATGCAGCATGTAGTGATCTATGACAGCAACACCAGCTGTTCACAGGAGCAAG GCAGAGCGGTCCAATGTGCTCAGGCTCTGGCTAAAGTCAGCCTCTATCCAGTCCACATAGTGACGGGAGGCTTTCAGAGGTTCTCAGCTCTGTACCCTTTCTTAAGGACAGAGAAAATCATCTACACCATCATG GAGGCATGGAGGTACATGCTCAAATGTAAACCCAACATGAGGCCAAACACGGGGTTTCTAGAGCAGCTGTCTGACTGGGAGCTTCACACCAGAGGAACAAAAGTGACGGATATCTCTGAACCTCATTTTTAA